The following are encoded in a window of Halosolutus halophilus genomic DNA:
- a CDS encoding chemotaxis protein CheD produces MKTYGTEPGAPTPVQVGISELVVSEGDDTLKSYGLGSCLAIALYDGDSEIGGLAHTMLPDGDEAENSDVKPGKYADTAIRALLRRMVEQGANYTTVEAKIAGGSDMFEFESFGDGVGQRNITAARDELEKLGVPLVAEDVGGDHGRTVEFTPGSGALVVKTSADSENGVTEL; encoded by the coding sequence ATGAAGACGTACGGCACAGAACCAGGTGCACCGACGCCGGTCCAGGTCGGCATCTCCGAACTGGTGGTCAGCGAAGGCGACGACACGCTCAAGTCCTACGGGCTCGGTTCGTGTCTCGCGATCGCACTGTACGACGGTGACTCGGAAATCGGCGGCCTCGCACACACCATGTTACCCGACGGCGACGAGGCGGAAAACAGCGACGTCAAACCCGGGAAGTACGCAGACACCGCGATTCGCGCGCTGTTGCGCCGGATGGTCGAGCAAGGGGCCAACTACACGACCGTCGAAGCCAAGATCGCGGGTGGCAGTGACATGTTCGAGTTCGAAAGCTTCGGCGACGGTGTCGGACAGCGAAACATCACCGCCGCCAGGGACGAACTCGAGAAACTCGGGGTCCCTCTCGTGGCGGAGGACGTCGGCGGTGACCACGGCCGCACCGTCGAATTCACGCCGGGATCGGGGGCACTCGTCGTGAAGACCTCCGCCGACAGCGAGAACGGAGTGACCGAACTGTGA
- a CDS encoding CheR family methyltransferase gives MSDDRDRAFTELLEYVEDELAFATSHYNDSYLDRRISSRMRRSQTDTYDEYFDLLRDDPDEQEALLDSMSINVTGFFRNPDVWAGIREVLRSLSAANDTVRIWSAACADGREPYSLSMLAHADPDIDEAAVSILGTDISTPALETARQGVYEESRTIDLADQLDFLDEYTEYVDVDGRRYEIGAGVKKTVTFERHDLINDEPKSGFDLVVCRNLFIYIDNAYKQPMLRTISRSLRPEGYLVIGKAETIPPNLKSAFSVRDARLRIYQRDPADAEAEPSRGRADTSSGS, from the coding sequence GTGAGCGACGATCGCGACAGGGCCTTCACCGAACTGCTCGAGTACGTCGAAGACGAACTGGCGTTCGCGACGAGCCACTACAACGATAGCTATCTGGATCGGCGCATCTCCTCTCGGATGCGTCGCTCGCAAACCGACACGTACGACGAGTATTTCGATCTGTTACGGGACGATCCGGACGAACAGGAGGCGTTGCTCGATTCGATGAGCATCAACGTCACCGGCTTCTTTCGCAACCCCGACGTCTGGGCCGGCATCCGCGAGGTGCTCCGATCGCTGTCGGCGGCCAACGACACCGTCCGTATCTGGAGTGCCGCCTGCGCAGACGGTCGGGAACCGTACTCGCTGTCGATGCTCGCCCACGCCGATCCCGACATCGACGAAGCCGCCGTCAGCATCCTCGGCACCGACATCAGCACGCCGGCGCTCGAGACGGCACGGCAAGGCGTGTACGAAGAATCCCGGACCATCGATCTGGCCGATCAACTCGACTTTCTCGACGAGTACACCGAGTACGTCGACGTCGACGGCAGACGGTACGAGATCGGGGCCGGCGTGAAGAAAACCGTCACCTTCGAACGCCACGACCTGATCAACGACGAACCCAAGTCAGGGTTCGATCTCGTCGTCTGTCGGAATCTGTTTATTTACATCGACAACGCGTACAAACAGCCTATGCTCAGGACGATCTCGCGATCCCTCCGCCCGGAAGGCTACCTCGTCATCGGCAAGGCGGAGACGATCCCGCCGAACCTCAAGTCGGCGTTTTCCGTGCGCGATGCTCGACTCCGCATCTACCAGCGTGACCCCGCCGACGCCGAGGCCGAACCCAGCAGGGGCCGTGCCGACACCAGTTCAGGCTCCTGA
- a CDS encoding methyl-accepting chemotaxis protein, producing MSGPVRSVVPDFVRKSYALKFALVLLLLGLSVGAIGYVGTELVAGEVQEQVHDDQKQLAAQEARNIEQWSERNEFFASDVASGVQNADDVNAYLDSRAAEEEGIVDIHHVDMSTGTIPHSTNDELDGGTILDTNETWAAIDPAAVQQREGGLESEPIIGYAHDGETAALFYASYVNKSQGEIVIVVIDTYDYVNEMITGEGSATYAVYAGDASAMIDENRARDDEPIARSEDVVVMDTSGEAFFENYENDAIDFNEVGLEAELYEMGTPVEPLTRSVDEDHHDEEFLATTAQVKEDSNFYVVIHSSKPDAYGIVNDVSTYGIFASIAGIFLVMLVGGVMGRNTSRSIDRLTSKAERMKEGDLDVEFQSDRIDSIGRLYAGFGSMRDSLKTQIQTAHEAREEAERARAETEAINRHLESKADEYSDVMRECADGDLTARMEPESESEAMEAIAREFNEMIGEIERTTGQLKAFATRVATASEQVTASSEEVRSASEQVTDSVQEIARGADRQNESLQSVNHEMNGLSTTIEQIAASSNQVADIAERTATTGRRGQQAAQEAIEGMNEIEDESEQAVTEIERLEEEMAQIDELIEFISEVAEQTNMLALNANIEASRSSNSGEGFSVVAGEVKDLADETKEAAENIEGRLERIQEQTERTAEEVQLTSSRVAEHTDSIEEAADALEKIADYAQETNNGVQEISAATEEQAASTQEVVAMVDEVATISEETTTETDNVAAAAEEQTSALTEVSESASDLASQAAQLSEALDRFDTDTEPELDADGTTSGNGLAAGDSTPLESEAGDPIPLGSGDDSTADTSAETGAHDLDSSDEPTESDEVFSFGTPEDDQ from the coding sequence ATGTCTGGCCCGGTTCGGAGCGTCGTACCTGATTTCGTCCGGAAGAGCTACGCACTCAAGTTCGCACTGGTGTTGCTTCTTCTGGGCCTATCGGTGGGGGCGATCGGGTACGTTGGGACGGAACTGGTCGCAGGAGAGGTCCAGGAACAGGTCCACGATGACCAGAAACAACTCGCAGCACAGGAGGCGCGGAACATCGAACAGTGGAGCGAACGGAACGAGTTCTTCGCCAGTGACGTCGCCAGCGGCGTTCAGAACGCCGACGACGTAAACGCGTATCTCGACTCGAGAGCAGCCGAAGAAGAGGGAATCGTCGATATCCACCACGTGGATATGTCGACCGGGACGATTCCACACAGCACCAACGACGAACTCGACGGGGGAACGATCCTCGACACGAACGAGACGTGGGCGGCGATCGATCCCGCGGCCGTCCAACAGCGTGAGGGCGGACTCGAGTCCGAACCGATCATCGGATACGCACACGACGGCGAGACGGCGGCCCTCTTCTATGCGTCGTACGTCAACAAATCGCAAGGAGAGATCGTCATCGTCGTCATCGACACGTACGACTACGTCAACGAGATGATCACGGGCGAAGGGAGCGCCACCTACGCGGTCTACGCCGGCGATGCGAGCGCTATGATCGACGAGAATCGAGCGAGAGACGACGAACCGATCGCGCGTTCCGAGGACGTCGTCGTCATGGACACGTCCGGCGAGGCCTTCTTCGAGAACTACGAGAACGACGCGATCGACTTCAACGAGGTCGGGTTGGAGGCCGAACTGTACGAGATGGGGACCCCGGTGGAGCCGCTGACCCGGTCGGTCGACGAGGACCACCACGACGAGGAGTTCCTCGCGACGACGGCCCAGGTCAAAGAGGACAGCAACTTTTACGTCGTGATCCACTCCTCCAAGCCCGACGCTTACGGGATCGTCAACGACGTGAGTACCTACGGCATCTTCGCCTCGATCGCCGGCATCTTCCTCGTCATGCTGGTCGGCGGCGTGATGGGACGGAACACGTCCCGGTCGATCGATCGGCTGACCTCGAAAGCCGAACGGATGAAAGAGGGGGATCTCGACGTCGAGTTCCAGTCCGACCGCATCGACAGTATCGGTCGGCTGTACGCCGGCTTCGGTAGCATGCGCGACTCGCTGAAAACCCAGATCCAGACGGCCCACGAGGCACGCGAGGAAGCCGAACGGGCCCGCGCCGAGACCGAGGCGATCAACCGCCACCTCGAGTCGAAAGCCGACGAGTACAGCGACGTCATGCGGGAGTGTGCCGACGGCGACCTCACCGCCCGGATGGAACCCGAGAGCGAGAGCGAGGCGATGGAAGCGATCGCCCGCGAGTTCAACGAGATGATCGGGGAGATCGAACGGACGACGGGGCAACTCAAGGCCTTCGCCACCAGGGTCGCGACGGCATCCGAGCAGGTGACGGCCTCCAGCGAGGAGGTCAGATCCGCATCCGAGCAGGTCACCGACTCCGTCCAGGAGATCGCCCGCGGTGCCGATCGCCAGAACGAAAGCCTGCAGTCGGTCAACCACGAGATGAACGGGCTCTCGACGACGATCGAACAGATCGCGGCGTCCTCGAACCAGGTCGCCGACATCGCCGAACGGACCGCCACGACCGGTCGCCGTGGGCAACAGGCCGCCCAGGAGGCGATCGAGGGAATGAACGAGATCGAAGACGAGTCCGAACAGGCCGTCACGGAGATCGAACGTCTCGAGGAGGAGATGGCCCAGATCGACGAACTGATCGAGTTCATCTCCGAAGTCGCGGAGCAGACGAACATGCTGGCGCTGAACGCCAACATCGAGGCCTCGCGCTCGTCGAACTCCGGCGAAGGGTTCTCGGTGGTCGCCGGTGAGGTCAAGGATCTCGCCGATGAGACGAAAGAGGCGGCGGAGAACATCGAGGGCCGCCTCGAACGCATCCAGGAACAGACCGAGCGGACCGCCGAAGAGGTCCAGTTGACGAGTTCGCGCGTCGCCGAACACACCGACTCGATCGAAGAAGCCGCGGACGCGCTCGAGAAGATCGCCGACTACGCTCAGGAAACCAACAACGGCGTCCAGGAGATCTCGGCCGCGACTGAAGAGCAGGCCGCATCGACTCAGGAAGTCGTGGCAATGGTCGACGAAGTCGCGACGATCTCGGAGGAGACGACCACCGAGACCGACAACGTGGCCGCCGCAGCCGAAGAGCAGACGTCCGCACTCACCGAGGTATCCGAGAGCGCCAGCGACCTCGCGAGTCAGGCAGCACAGCTCTCGGAGGCGCTGGACCGGTTCGACACGGATACCGAGCCGGAGCTGGATGCCGACGGAACAACGAGCGGAAACGGGCTCGCAGCCGGCGACTCGACACCGCTCGAGTCCGAAGCCGGGGATCCAATACCCCTCGGCAGTGGCGACGACTCCACGGCCGACACCTCGGCCGAAACCGGTGCCCACGACCTCGATAGCTCCGACGAACCGACCGAGTCGGACGAGGTCTTCTCCTTCGGAACCCCCGAGGACGACCAGTAG
- a CDS encoding DUF7289 family protein — MNEPGTPLGTAADAQGDRERGVTEVIAFILVFAIILSSVGVLYTTGFQAMDDYRENEQLSNAQRGMTSLGDNFNDVLRYDGVERRYGELTLRGGTIRTGGENTTIHVATGWNGSDTSVANSTELGALAYEGESATVAYEGGGVFRRSGDYSFAIKQPQVRCTPESDTAVISLLVLDHDGERSFQSSDSVGFTIVETSTTRHTDMSEIDPTADEIRIVVDDGPYQDGWNQTLERGGWTRDEDDPGYTCDVEDLEVQIVTAEIEY, encoded by the coding sequence ATGAACGAGCCAGGAACACCGCTCGGGACGGCTGCGGACGCACAGGGGGACAGGGAGCGTGGCGTCACGGAGGTGATCGCGTTCATCCTCGTCTTCGCGATCATCCTCAGTTCGGTGGGGGTGTTGTACACCACCGGGTTCCAGGCGATGGACGACTACCGGGAGAACGAACAGCTCAGCAACGCACAACGCGGGATGACCTCCCTTGGGGACAACTTCAACGACGTGCTGCGGTACGACGGCGTCGAGCGGCGGTACGGCGAACTGACGCTCCGTGGCGGCACGATCAGAACCGGTGGTGAGAACACCACCATACACGTCGCAACTGGTTGGAACGGATCCGATACGTCCGTGGCAAACAGTACGGAACTCGGGGCGCTCGCGTATGAGGGCGAATCGGCCACGGTCGCGTACGAAGGCGGTGGTGTGTTCCGCCGGAGTGGAGACTACAGTTTCGCGATCAAACAACCGCAAGTGCGGTGTACTCCCGAGAGCGACACCGCCGTCATCTCGCTCCTGGTCCTCGATCACGACGGCGAACGATCGTTCCAGAGCAGCGACAGCGTCGGGTTCACGATCGTCGAAACGAGTACGACGCGACACACCGACATGTCCGAGATCGACCCGACTGCCGACGAGATACGGATCGTCGTCGACGATGGCCCGTATCAGGACGGGTGGAACCAGACGCTGGAACGGGGCGGGTGGACCCGGGACGAGGACGACCCGGGGTACACCTGCGACGTCGAGGACCTCGAAGTGCAGATCGTCACCGCGGAGATCGAGTACTGA
- a CDS encoding DUF7266 family protein — protein MRRPLLGERSRSERGMSIAITHVLTIGITTILIGLLLTSSGAMLDTETDRSADRSLETIGERLAGEIANVDAIATDSDENVTLTTEHPRTVAGSGYTVELLAAEEDVCGDAPLLTDSTDCLRLTASSADVEMYVPLKVDTDVEHESSASGGLIEIRYDKSQDHLTIESGTS, from the coding sequence ATGAGACGACCACTACTCGGCGAGCGATCTCGCTCCGAACGGGGGATGTCGATCGCGATCACCCACGTTCTGACGATCGGGATCACTACGATCCTCATCGGCCTGCTGTTGACGAGTTCCGGTGCGATGCTGGACACGGAGACCGATCGGAGCGCCGATCGATCCCTCGAGACGATCGGGGAACGGCTGGCGGGAGAGATTGCGAACGTCGACGCGATCGCGACGGACAGCGACGAGAACGTCACGCTCACGACCGAACATCCACGGACGGTTGCAGGATCGGGTTACACGGTCGAGTTACTCGCCGCGGAAGAGGACGTCTGCGGTGACGCGCCCCTGCTCACCGACAGCACCGACTGTCTGCGTCTGACCGCCTCCAGTGCGGACGTGGAGATGTACGTGCCGTTGAAAGTCGATACGGACGTCGAGCACGAGAGTTCGGCATCCGGTGGACTGATCGAGATCAGATACGACAAGAGTCAGGACCATCTCACGATCGAGAGTGGTACGTCATGA
- a CDS encoding DUF7261 family protein: MVTTSQHSDQGRNRDRGQLILIGAITLAFIILGVVVVFNGVLYTETLSSSATSQSASDAATTEAEVARGIGCLAENVNGDADVTNPSDEVETQVEKFSEMYRNTTANSEPAIRNVSLVDEPQTDGSNNVTQVNVTVQYSSNDVDYSTELQIEPENCPETE, from the coding sequence ATGGTAACGACGAGTCAGCACAGCGATCAGGGGCGGAACCGCGACCGTGGACAGCTAATTCTGATCGGAGCCATCACGCTCGCGTTCATCATTCTCGGCGTCGTCGTCGTCTTCAACGGCGTTCTCTACACCGAGACGCTCTCCTCGAGTGCGACGAGCCAGAGTGCGAGCGATGCGGCGACGACGGAAGCAGAGGTCGCGCGCGGTATCGGGTGTCTCGCCGAGAACGTGAACGGGGACGCCGACGTAACTAATCCGAGTGACGAAGTCGAGACACAGGTCGAGAAATTCAGTGAGATGTACCGGAACACGACTGCTAACTCGGAACCAGCGATACGGAACGTCAGTCTGGTCGACGAACCACAGACCGACGGCAGTAACAACGTGACACAAGTAAATGTGACAGTCCAGTACAGTTCGAACGACGTCGACTATTCGACGGAACTGCAAATCGAACCCGAGAACTGTCCGGAGACGGAGTGA
- a CDS encoding DUF7288 family protein, protein MRGQTDRAQAYTLEGFIGAMILLLAVLFALQAVVITPTTGGLADRTVQAQLQQESQDALSVASQDGNLSETVRNWNTSQEKFHNATEPSSPGQEVQTYTPGEFANQSRLGQLLQDRYTNDGWNYNVELVYENEDGDGFNSTHLVYQGSPPSDAFTASHVVTLYEDDTVTAGDGSSLEDAYDNHEYPIPPAETDSEYLYTLVEVRVILW, encoded by the coding sequence ATGAGAGGACAGACGGACCGCGCACAGGCGTACACGCTCGAGGGATTCATCGGCGCGATGATCCTCCTGCTTGCGGTCCTCTTCGCGCTCCAGGCGGTCGTGATCACGCCGACCACCGGCGGACTGGCCGATCGGACCGTGCAGGCCCAGCTTCAACAGGAGTCACAGGATGCACTTTCCGTCGCCAGTCAGGACGGAAACCTGTCGGAGACGGTCCGCAACTGGAACACCTCCCAGGAGAAGTTCCACAACGCGACCGAGCCCAGCAGTCCCGGACAGGAGGTGCAGACGTACACACCCGGGGAGTTCGCGAACCAGTCGCGACTCGGGCAACTCCTGCAGGATCGGTACACGAACGACGGCTGGAATTACAACGTCGAACTCGTCTACGAGAACGAGGACGGCGACGGATTCAACAGTACGCATCTGGTGTACCAGGGATCGCCGCCGTCGGACGCGTTCACGGCGAGTCACGTCGTGACGCTGTACGAAGACGACACCGTAACGGCCGGTGACGGATCGTCTCTCGAGGACGCCTACGACAACCACGAATATCCAATCCCACCGGCTGAGACCGACAGCGAGTACCTCTACACTCTCGTCGAGGTTCGGGTGATACTATGGTAA
- a CDS encoding DUF7287 family protein, producing MTRGNSSRTPARRSRPRTISVSLSDRGQTTQDFAVGIGVFLLAVAFIFTYVPSLVTPYDSSVGGAETAQANRIADRIVENTTDSSTPNELNGSLYQERFADDPENLIAELGLRANDDDDVFDRVNITIESLGDDSVDDADWSGGHVYDDQTAASSARIVTIDDDDGSIDCDPGCRLVVRVW from the coding sequence ATGACTCGAGGCAACAGCTCTCGAACCCCAGCCCGACGCAGTCGACCACGGACGATTTCGGTCTCGCTGTCGGACCGCGGGCAGACGACGCAGGACTTCGCCGTCGGGATCGGCGTCTTCCTCCTGGCGGTCGCGTTCATCTTCACGTACGTGCCGTCGCTGGTGACGCCGTACGACTCGTCGGTTGGGGGAGCCGAAACCGCCCAGGCGAATAGGATCGCGGATCGGATCGTCGAGAACACGACCGATTCGTCGACGCCGAACGAACTCAACGGAAGCCTGTACCAGGAGCGGTTCGCAGACGATCCCGAGAACCTGATTGCAGAACTCGGACTCCGGGCGAACGACGATGATGACGTCTTCGATCGGGTGAATATCACGATCGAATCGCTCGGCGACGACTCGGTCGACGACGCCGACTGGAGCGGCGGCCACGTCTACGACGACCAGACTGCGGCCAGTTCGGCCCGAATCGTGACCATCGACGACGACGACGGGAGTATCGACTGCGATCCGGGCTGTCGGCTCGTCGTGAGGGTCTGGTGA
- a CDS encoding type II secretion system F family protein, with amino-acid sequence MSLQTDDSGGTGVSTSSDALGEMFYPLYDRLFGEESEFVSDLEEKLAQARMTDTVELYLSRALGIGLIAGIGLWLIGLMLGYGLFATGVVQVDEIIGIPIGSEAILEIIELLRVPVLVLFTGFLFGTIGFGLGFGSLVAIPYSRASARKREINMLLTDSVSFMYALSVGGLNQLEIIEAMAQADDTYGEVAKEFQSVVKETEYFDVDYRTAIRKQALETPSDELSQFLTDMLSIVNSGGDMESFLEDKKEKHMRTAKQEQELTLETLELFGEMYMTLSLFPLLLIIIMVVMQMIPGADVTDQMLYMTVYGLIPLTGVGFIVLVSTVKHDEPGDGYLTLGGGDDRRVENSHEQGLLNLGLVEQFTGEHSVFDRIKNREGTYETVSVLKRPHIFFRDNPLLTLLLTVPISTMIVVTAMVSGSAPTSWNGMVANPIWGTFIYVYVPLYIIAVPLSIFREWNVRHRGAVVNKLSEDLRKLSSANDTGLTLLESLKSVSDTTSGKLAREFEMMHTKVNYGMSLKQSLIEFNNKYHIPRLARTTRLITEAQEASNQISDVLRTAARASENHDDIERERKSRTRMQVVIIIMTFMTVLAVITILKTQFIDTMAGLEGGSADVNAGGGGVGSGLADANLSENIDVDKLSMLFFHAVTLQAIISGFISGYIRDADLLSGLKYAIILATIALVGWTLVA; translated from the coding sequence ATGAGCTTGCAAACCGACGATAGCGGGGGAACCGGCGTCTCGACGAGTTCCGACGCACTCGGTGAGATGTTCTACCCGCTGTACGACCGGCTGTTCGGCGAGGAAAGCGAGTTCGTCTCCGACCTCGAGGAGAAACTCGCGCAGGCGCGGATGACCGACACCGTCGAACTCTACCTCTCCCGTGCGCTGGGGATCGGATTGATCGCCGGGATCGGCCTGTGGCTGATCGGCCTGATGCTCGGCTACGGCTTGTTCGCCACCGGGGTCGTTCAGGTCGACGAGATCATCGGCATCCCGATCGGGAGCGAGGCGATCCTCGAGATAATCGAACTGCTCCGGGTCCCGGTACTGGTCCTGTTCACTGGGTTCCTCTTCGGTACGATCGGGTTCGGTCTCGGCTTCGGGTCGCTGGTCGCGATCCCCTACTCGCGTGCGTCCGCCCGCAAGCGCGAGATCAATATGCTCCTGACTGACTCCGTCTCGTTCATGTACGCCCTCTCGGTCGGCGGCCTGAATCAGCTGGAGATCATCGAGGCGATGGCTCAGGCCGACGACACTTACGGCGAGGTCGCAAAGGAATTCCAGAGCGTCGTCAAGGAGACGGAGTACTTCGACGTCGACTACCGGACGGCGATCCGCAAACAGGCACTCGAGACGCCGAGCGACGAACTCTCGCAGTTCCTGACCGACATGCTCTCGATCGTCAACAGCGGCGGTGACATGGAGAGCTTCCTCGAAGACAAGAAAGAAAAGCACATGCGGACCGCCAAGCAGGAGCAGGAGCTAACCCTCGAGACGCTCGAACTGTTCGGAGAGATGTACATGACGCTCTCGCTGTTCCCGCTCCTCCTGATCATCATCATGGTCGTCATGCAGATGATCCCTGGCGCCGACGTGACCGACCAGATGCTGTACATGACCGTCTACGGGCTGATCCCGCTGACGGGGGTCGGATTCATCGTCCTCGTCTCGACGGTCAAACACGACGAGCCGGGAGACGGCTACCTGACACTGGGCGGCGGCGACGATCGCCGGGTCGAGAACAGTCACGAGCAAGGACTGCTCAACCTCGGCCTCGTCGAACAGTTCACCGGCGAGCACAGCGTCTTCGATCGCATCAAGAACCGTGAGGGGACCTACGAAACGGTGAGCGTCCTCAAGCGGCCGCACATCTTCTTCCGTGACAACCCGCTGTTGACCCTGCTGTTGACCGTCCCGATCTCGACGATGATCGTCGTGACGGCGATGGTCTCCGGCTCAGCGCCGACGTCGTGGAACGGGATGGTGGCCAATCCGATCTGGGGGACGTTCATCTACGTGTACGTCCCGCTGTACATCATCGCGGTCCCGCTGTCGATCTTCCGAGAGTGGAACGTTCGCCACCGCGGTGCCGTCGTGAACAAACTCTCCGAAGACCTCCGGAAGCTCTCGAGCGCGAACGACACCGGACTCACGTTGCTCGAGTCGCTCAAGTCCGTCTCGGACACCACGAGCGGGAAACTGGCTCGCGAGTTCGAGATGATGCACACGAAGGTCAACTACGGGATGAGCCTGAAACAGTCGCTCATCGAGTTCAACAACAAGTATCACATCCCGCGACTGGCACGGACGACGCGGTTGATAACGGAAGCCCAGGAGGCGTCGAACCAGATCTCCGACGTGCTCCGGACGGCGGCCCGGGCCAGCGAGAATCACGACGACATCGAGCGGGAACGCAAATCACGAACTCGGATGCAGGTCGTGATCATCATCATGACGTTCATGACGGTGCTCGCGGTCATCACGATCCTCAAGACGCAGTTCATCGATACGATGGCCGGGCTCGAGGGTGGCAGTGCGGACGTCAACGCAGGTGGTGGTGGTGTCGGTAGTGGGCTCGCCGACGCCAACCTCAGCGAGAACATCGACGTCGACAAGCTGTCGATGTTGTTCTTCCACGCCGTCACGCTCCAGGCGATTATCTCCGGCTTCATCAGCGGCTACATCCGGGATGCGGACCTGCTGAGCGGGCTGAAATACGCGATCATCCTCGCGACGATCGCACTCGTCGGCTGGACACTCGTGGCATAA